In Nitrospinaceae bacterium, the DNA window ATCGTTTCATCGCGATACCACCCGCGTAATTCTTCAACCCACCATCCGAACCCACGAGGCGGTGACACGGGATAAAGAGCGGCAGGGGATTTCGTGCGTTTGCCGCCCCGGCGGCGCGCGCGGCACGGGGGTGGCCAATTGTGCGTGCGATCTGGGCGTAGGTGCGTGTCTCCCCAGGCGGGATTTTCAATACGGCCCGCCAGATTTTCATCTGGAAGAGTGTGCCGGAGGGCGAGGCTATCTGGATTGCGGGGGCATGATAGCGCCCCTTGTTCAAG includes these proteins:
- a CDS encoding methylated-DNA--[protein]-cysteine S-methyltransferase, coding for MATRTPPLEIHYRTLTHRWGKAALAGDDRGLIALALVGGRTGLLKLLATHKIPCRKLIKTIEQHPHLGPAASWLDALLNKGRYHAPAIQIASPSGTLFQMKIWRAVLKIPPGETRTYAQIARTIGHPRAARAAGAANARNPLPLFIPCHRLVGSDGGLKNYAGGIAMKRWLLEIEKPL